Genomic window (Candidatus Leptovillus gracilis):
AAAGGTGTGCAGGAAAAAGGCGAGTAGATTAAGCGTGAACATGACGGTCGCTAAATGTTCTTGCCCATGACCAAAATTGTGCTTAATATGATAGCCGTGGGTGGTCAGGACATTATGTCCCTCATTTTCATGTTTCCAGCGGGCGCGTCCAGCGTGAGTGACAGCTTGGACCAGAGGCGCGTCCAGGCGTAAACTGGTCACAAAGCTGTTTTGATAAAGGCGTTCGCCAGTCAATTCATGGGTAATCGTCAACTCGCACCAGTTCACGCGAAGACCATCATCACCCGCACGCAGCGGTAAATCATTGAGATACCGATACCGCCAGATTTCCCCGTGACGACCGTTCCAGACGCGACGACTAATTTCAGGCAGCTTGCCCCCTCGCTCAATAGCCGCGACCCACTCATAGAGCGTCTCGTGCGAACTGGGCTTACACACGAGAATGAAGTCTAGCCCGTAAATCAGCACCAACTCACAGAACGGTTGATGACTGAACAAGTCATCTCCCAGGATGACCGCCTTCTGTTGTTGCAGCCAGGTGGCCTGCTGCGGCAACCAACGTTCGGCAGCCGCCAGTTCGCTGTCCTGTTTATCACTGCCATCCTGTGGCAGCAGGAATTCCGGCGCCAGAGGCAGCACCGCCGATTGCTCAGGATGAACAACCAAAGCTGTCAATGCCCGATGATGGTAGTGGGTGACACCTTCGCGCACTTGCTGACTGCATTGGGGGCAATGCACCTTTGTCGAACTAAAGAATTGAATGCCATCGATACCAACTAGCAACCGCCCCCCTAATGCCCCAGCAATTCTAAATGTAGAAAACGGGTATCGGGAAAATAGCGGCGCAATGCCGATGTATCAGCGAGGAGTCGCACTCTGCGCTAATCAGATTAAAGTGCAGTGTTATGTGGCACGGTTCCGAGTACAGTAACGACCTCAAAACCAGGTAATTACCCAGATGATAGCAACGCGGCATTTAGCCACCTCTCTGCCGAGGCGACTTGTGAGCATCCAATAACAATGGCCCAATCGTAAGAAACGAAACAGTTAGTCAGGGGCGGGTTCTAACTCTAGACCCTCGGCCATAAATTGAATCAGGGCTTCCCAATTTTCAAAGATTTGCCAACGCATCAGTGACCGGGCATCCTCAAAGAAGGTGCGACGCGCACCTAGAGCAGCACGAATCCGTTTGTAGGTCGTATCCACCAACTCCAGAAAGGTGTGCAGGAAAAAGGCGAGTAGATTAAGCGTGAACATGACGGTCGCTAAATGTTCTTGCCCATGACCAAAATTGTGCTTAATATGATAGCCGTGGGTGGTCAGGACATTATGTCCTCATTTTCATGTTTCCAGCGGGCGCGTCCAGCGTGAGTGACAGCTTGGACCAGAGGCGCGTCCAGGCGTAAACTGGTCACAAAGCTGTTTTGATAAAGGCGTTCGCCAGTCAATTCATGGGTAATCGTCAACTCGCACCAGTTCACGCGAAGACCATCATCACCCGCACGCAGCGGTAAATCATTGAGATACCGATACCGCCAGATTTCCCCGTGACGACCGTTCCAGACGCGACGACTAATTTCAGGCAGCTTGCCCCTCGCTCAATAGCCGCGACCCACTCATAGAGCGTCTCGTGCGAACTGGGCTTACACACGAGAATGAAGTCTAGCCCGTAAATCAGCACCAACTCACAGAACGGTTGATGACTGAACAAGTCATCTCCCAGGATGACCGCCTTCTGTTGTTGCAGCCAGGTGGCCTGCTGCGGCAACCAACGTTTGGCAGCCGCCAGTTCGCTGTCCTGTTTATCACTGCCATCCTGTGGCAGCAGGAATTCCGGCGCCAGAGGCAGCACCGCCGATTGCTCAGGATGAACAACCAAAGCTGTCAATGCCCGATGATGGTAGTGGGTGACACCTTCGCGCACTTGCTGACTGCATTGGGGGCAATGCACCTTTGTCGAACTAAAGAATTGAATGCCATCGATACCAACTAGCAACCGCCCCCCTAATGCCCGAAATCCGGCCAACTTCTCCTCAGCCACCAACTGCTGCCAAAGCCATTGATAGGCTCCCGCAAAATGGCTGGCTGGCACGCCATCCAAAAGGGTACGGATATGATTGTCAGTGGGAATGCGCGACATCTGGAACACGCTTTCCAGATTACTCCGCCCGCGCTTTTGCGCCATAAGGCGTTGATGCGCCAGAAAAGAAGCGCTTTGCATGAAAAGATAGAGAAGGCGCCGCGTACCGCGTCTTGCAAAGCATATATCTGGTTATGCCGCCCAGCCCGCTTGTCAGGCATCTTCTCTGTCAACTCGCCCAGATGCTGGATAAACCGACTCACTTGCGCTCTTTTTCCCATCACATCACCCCTTTTTGGCTTTTGGTGATGGTATAGCGCGATCTACTTCTGTTCGCAAGTTTTACATTTAGAATTGCTGCAGCCTTCGCTCAAGGTCTCAAACCACTGCACCCGCATCTCGCCCCGCAGCCGGATGACCTCCCGGCCCAACGGCGCCAGTTCAGCGAAGGGCAGCAGGAAGTCGTGGCGGTACTCCTGGTAAATCTTGACCAGCGAATCCCACTCCAGGTCGCCCACGGCCGCCGACACCTCCTCCCAGAGATGACCGGTCAGCCGCAGGGCCAGGATGAGCGCGCCGCGGTACATCTGCTCCGGATACCAGCGTTCGCTGCTCATGCCCACCAGAGTGATGAGCAGGTCGCGGAAGAGGTCGGCCACCTCCGGCGGCGGTCCCTCTTCCCGGTTCAGCACCGCCCACTCTACAGGGCG
Coding sequences:
- a CDS encoding ISNCY family transposase is translated as MLVGIDGIQFFSSTKVHCPQCSQQVREGVTHYHHRALTALVVHPEQSAVLPLAPEFLLPQDGSDKQDSELAAAERWLPQQATWLQQQKAVILGDDLFSHQPFCELVLIYGLDFILVCKPSSHETLYEWVAAIERGGKLPEISRRVWNGRHGEIWRYRYLNDLPLRAGDDGLRVNWCELTITHELTGERLYQNSFVTSLRLDAPLVQAVTHAGRARWKHENEGHNVLTTHGYHIKHNFGHGQEHLATVMFTLNLLAFFLHTFLELVDTTYKRIRAALGARRTFFEDARSLMRWQIFENWEALIQFMAEGLELEPAPD